The following nucleotide sequence is from Endozoicomonas sp. GU-1.
CTGTTCTGACATGATAGCCGCCAGCTGGTCACCGGTTCCGGTGCCACTGAGCGTCATACGAAGATCGGCCCCTTTTTCTGCCCCGGTCAGCAGCAGCTGTTGCCCCGCCTTGCCGTTAATGACCGTTGCCCGGACTTTCCCCTGAGTACTCAGCTGAATCGATCTGGCGATGGTGGCCAGGGTACTGTTGGCAACAATATTAACCGTCCAGTGCCCACCATTAAGGGCAAGATCCAGCGTACCTGCGTCTTTAAAGGTGGTATCTCTGGCAAACGGCGGGCTGGTCATAATTTGCGGTGAGGCCAGCTGATGGACCGACAGCTGATAACTGCCGGGATCAGGACGACCCCTGACGCTGACGCCAACCCGGTCGGACTCACTGGACACCGCAACCCAGCGGCCAAGACTGTGGCCATTGCCATTCACATGGTGACTGTTGAGACTGGCTTCCTGAACCAGCGCCCGGGCGGAGTGCTGCAGGTTACTGACCGCCTGATAGACCGACACCATCAGATCCTGCTCTCGGGACAGCTGATTTTCCCGCCGTTTCAGGGCATTTTCCGAGGGTGCCATGTCGGCATTGACCACAGCATCCACCACAGTCCCCAGATCAAAACCTCCCTGCAGCGGTGCAACCGTATTCATTCAATGAGTCACTGCAACAGGGCCAGGACTTCCTGCTGCATGGTGTTGGCCCGGTTCAGGCCGGACATACTGGCTTGTTTCAGCACCTGATCCCGGGTCAATTTGGACATTTCGCTGGCATAGTCGGTGTCTTTAATCCGGCTTCGGGAGCCCATCATATTCTCCCGAACGTTCTGAAGGTTGTATATGGTGTGCTGGAAGCGGTTTTGAATGGCACCCAGGGTGCCCCGGTTGGAATCCACGTCGGCTATTGCGTGATCAAGGATTTTGATGGCTTGCTGTGCACCATCATAAGTGCTGATATTGATGGAATTTAGCGAATTATTAACTGAGTCACCCTTAGTACCAGTGATGGCAATGTTGGAGGGGGCCAATAAATTATCAGTGCTTTTCATCGTATAGGTGTCGTTTTTATCCAGACCGACCCACTGAATATCACCCACGACGGTCACCTCACTGCCCGTAGTGAGGGGTTTTGAGCCCTCCTTAGTACCACCTGTATAAGTCACTGGTTGAGCAGTGGCTTTGAAGTCAAGATCGTTGGATCCACCGTCAACTTCTGTAGCAGTTGCAGACAGAATCATATTCTGACCACTGGTATCAACCAACGTTATTTTAAAACCGGTGCTTGGCGATGTGACGGGACTAACCGTTGCCTTAAACGGTGACGAACCCAGCAGTTCCTCCAGTTCTTCTACGGCGTCTTTAAAGGTAGTAGAATTACTCGTCGATTTGTATTCCTTGCTATTCACGGTCAGGGTAATGGTGTCGCCGCTGTCCCATTTAGCACCATCTGTTAAGACCACTTCTGCCGATGTCTTTGCTAGC
It contains:
- a CDS encoding flagellin N-terminal helical domain-containing protein, with translation MAISINTNIPSMQAQISLERAQNGLDTAMQRLSTGYRINSAADDAAGMQISNRMSSQINGLSMAVRNANDGISIAQTAEGAMTETASLLQRMRDLAVQSASDSNSTDDRIALNGELKQLAAELNRIAESTTFAGQKLLDGSFVDKNIQVGAYANEIITVNVKSVSGKDIGIDGAKLTFTGLNLPGTTPIAEQSLTVGVNGNESNIPIESGDSAQTVARKVTSAVSDMSGLAKTSAEVVLTDGAKWDSGDTITLTVNSKEYKSTSNSTTFKDAVEELEELLGSSPFKATVSPVTSPSTGFKITLVDTSGQNMILSATATEVDGGSNDLDFKATAQPVTYTGGTKEGSKPLTTGSEVTVVGDIQWVGLDKNDTYTMKSTDNLLAPSNIAITGTKGDSVNNSLNSINISTYDGAQQAIKILDHAIADVDSNRGTLGAIQNRFQHTIYNLQNVRENMMGSRSRIKDTDYASEMSKLTRDQVLKQASMSGLNRANTMQQEVLALLQ